From the genome of Nostoc punctiforme PCC 73102, one region includes:
- a CDS encoding IS4 family transposase, with translation MIINSFPKIVKDILRGLPKNDYPVLNSRLFFECWLSYAMDNSLTSMRDLFNRLNNTGFPVDISTFSKANLHRSQKPFQEIYQKLNELVQKKVQKKLHDKYAICPIDSTIITLTSKLLWVLGHHQVKLFSSLNLATGSPSDNFINFGHDHDYKFGCKMMSSLPNNAVGVMDRGFAGLKFIQELVQENKYFVLRVKNNWKLEFEEQTGLIKVGASNDAQAYRVINFCDLETKTEFRLVTNLPTLGEAAVSDYEIRDIYRLRWGVELLWKFLKMHLKLDKLITKNVNGITIQIYVTLIAYLILQILSVPQQWGHTLLDKFRYLQSCMCQKISYVHWFEEMMSC, from the coding sequence GTGATTATAAATTCATTTCCCAAGATTGTCAAAGATATCTTGAGAGGACTGCCAAAAAACGATTATCCAGTATTGAACAGTCGTCTGTTCTTTGAGTGCTGGTTATCTTATGCTATGGATAACAGCTTAACAAGTATGCGAGATTTATTTAACAGATTAAACAACACAGGATTTCCGGTAGATATTTCTACTTTCTCTAAAGCAAACTTACATCGAAGTCAAAAACCTTTTCAAGAAATTTACCAAAAATTAAATGAATTAGTACAGAAGAAAGTTCAAAAAAAGTTACATGATAAATATGCAATTTGTCCAATAGATTCAACAATTATTACTCTCACAAGTAAATTGTTATGGGTACTAGGACACCATCAAGTAAAACTTTTCAGTTCTCTAAATTTAGCTACTGGAAGTCCATCAGATAACTTCATAAACTTTGGACATGACCATGACTATAAATTTGGTTGTAAAATGATGTCTAGTCTACCAAATAATGCTGTTGGTGTAATGGATAGAGGTTTTGCTGGATTAAAATTTATCCAAGAATTAGTCCAAGAAAACAAATACTTTGTTTTGCGGGTAAAAAACAATTGGAAGTTAGAATTTGAGGAGCAAACTGGATTAATTAAAGTTGGTGCATCTAATGATGCTCAAGCCTATAGAGTGATTAATTTTTGTGATTTAGAAACGAAAACTGAGTTTCGATTAGTAACCAATTTACCAACATTAGGAGAGGCTGCCGTTAGTGATTATGAAATCAGGGATATTTATCGATTGCGTTGGGGAGTTGAATTGTTGTGGAAGTTTTTGAAAATGCACTTAAAACTTGACAAGTTAATTACTAAAAATGTTAATGGTATCACCATACAAATTTACGTTACTTTAATAGCTTATCTAATTTTACAGATATTATCTGTACCACAACAATGGGGACATACGCTATTAGATAAATTCCGCTATTTACAATCTTGTATGTGTCAGAAAATAAGTTATGTTCATTGGTTTGAAGAGATGATGTCATGTTGA
- a CDS encoding CHASE2 domain-containing protein, with translation MTAFIFNLKVQQFDQLCAFELSWGKGQQLGVTLAYPNDLDFKYQEWQRIYLRFYNTKLRSRVEEIGSFTAPPVDWHLQLVQAEAQLLSEFHHWLRSAELHEIRATIAQATRKDEHPNVDLFLTCNPLDLARLPWEAWEIGTEFSSSSSKIRIVRTPINRRETVSSPHDRRSGKTRILVILGDETGLDFQAEKQAMIFLKSVAKVEFIGWQPQESIPELKTKIVQAIASESGWDILLFAGHSNETNLTGGEIAIAPNTALSISEIAQPLIIAKQRGLQFAIFNSCNGLSIANKLIDLGLSQVAVMREPIHNQVAGEFLLEFIKALAQYQDVHESMITAAQHLKLENSLTYPSAYLIPSLFCHPEATLFRFQPSGIKPFIQYWRLSRKEAIALSILLLISLILPVQTFLLQWRVWVQAIYRDTTNQSITSTSPPPVLLVQIDEDSIIKAKISDPKPIDYKYLASLIDRLSADKAKVIGIDYLLSRHQPQSDRILAKSIQAAVSSPNHTLFVFAATGNQNKKWLQPLPEIANFNWSLSGDIKFYPWYISLLPHDDFQTQPWYFSNLLVLGQQLQQISDAPQPKLDSQTDYFQQMGDVSPRNLKSHRIILQSPRSRLQLITALSYQLWQMWLHPIADFSIPPNQIYHTIPAWKVLENQTPPQNLQQQVVIIIPGGYDEAGISQDGEDNFADANLPPAIKYWQPNTNLFTGGEYHAYMIHHLLNQRLVVPIPDFWVTGIALLLGKILYLQQKNRKYRWQWLLLMTIFTGIYGIISLQLYISTTAILLPCFLPSIGLWVYFVPNLLSSKKS, from the coding sequence ATGACTGCTTTTATTTTTAATTTAAAAGTTCAACAATTCGATCAACTTTGTGCATTTGAACTATCTTGGGGTAAGGGTCAGCAACTTGGTGTAACACTTGCCTATCCTAATGATCTGGATTTCAAATACCAAGAATGGCAGCGAATTTATCTACGTTTTTATAACACAAAATTGCGAAGTAGAGTAGAAGAAATTGGCAGTTTTACTGCACCGCCTGTTGATTGGCACTTGCAACTAGTCCAGGCAGAAGCACAACTTTTATCGGAATTTCATCACTGGTTACGGAGTGCTGAATTACATGAAATTCGTGCAACAATTGCTCAAGCAACCAGAAAAGATGAGCATCCTAATGTTGATCTTTTTCTCACTTGCAATCCTTTAGATTTAGCACGATTACCTTGGGAAGCTTGGGAAATTGGTACGGAATTTAGTTCATCATCTAGTAAAATTAGGATTGTTCGTACACCAATAAATAGGCGAGAAACTGTTTCTTCTCCTCATGATCGCCGTTCTGGTAAAACCAGAATTTTAGTGATTCTTGGTGATGAAACTGGTTTAGACTTTCAAGCAGAAAAGCAGGCTATGATTTTTTTAAAATCAGTGGCAAAAGTAGAATTTATTGGTTGGCAACCTCAAGAAAGTATCCCGGAATTAAAAACTAAGATTGTCCAGGCGATCGCCTCTGAATCAGGATGGGATATTTTATTATTTGCTGGTCATAGTAATGAAACTAATTTGACTGGGGGAGAAATAGCGATCGCTCCCAATACAGCTTTATCAATTAGTGAAATAGCACAGCCATTAATTATTGCTAAACAGAGAGGATTGCAGTTTGCTATTTTCAATTCTTGTAATGGTTTAAGCATTGCTAATAAACTGATTGATTTAGGTTTAAGTCAAGTAGCCGTCATGCGCGAACCTATCCACAATCAAGTGGCTGGCGAATTTTTATTAGAATTTATCAAAGCTTTAGCCCAATATCAAGATGTCCATGAATCGATGATTACAGCTGCTCAACATCTGAAACTAGAAAACTCTCTTACTTATCCTAGTGCTTATTTAATTCCTTCTTTATTTTGCCATCCAGAAGCAACTTTGTTTCGCTTTCAACCCTCTGGAATCAAGCCATTTATCCAATATTGGCGACTTAGCCGCAAAGAAGCGATCGCCCTCTCCATTTTATTATTAATTAGTTTAATTTTACCTGTACAAACTTTCTTATTACAGTGGCGTGTATGGGTACAGGCTATCTATCGTGACACAACAAATCAATCTATCACCTCAACAAGTCCGCCACCAGTATTATTAGTACAAATTGATGAGGATTCTATTATTAAAGCTAAAATATCTGATCCTAAACCAATTGATTATAAGTATTTAGCAAGTTTAATTGACCGACTCTCAGCCGATAAAGCTAAAGTCATCGGTATTGATTATCTACTCTCTAGACATCAACCGCAAAGCGATCGCATCCTCGCTAAGTCTATTCAAGCTGCTGTTAGTTCTCCCAATCATACATTGTTTGTGTTTGCAGCCACCGGGAATCAGAATAAGAAATGGTTACAACCATTGCCGGAAATTGCTAACTTTAATTGGAGTTTATCAGGAGACATTAAGTTTTATCCTTGGTATATATCATTATTACCTCATGATGATTTTCAAACTCAGCCTTGGTATTTTTCTAATTTATTAGTTTTGGGACAGCAATTACAACAAATTTCTGATGCACCACAGCCAAAATTAGATAGTCAAACAGATTATTTTCAACAGATGGGAGATGTTTCTCCAAGGAATTTAAAATCTCATCGAATTATTTTACAATCACCGCGATCGCGTCTGCAATTAATAACAGCTTTGAGTTATCAACTATGGCAAATGTGGCTGCATCCAATCGCTGATTTTTCAATTCCACCCAATCAGATATACCATACTATCCCAGCTTGGAAAGTCCTAGAAAATCAAACTCCACCTCAAAACTTACAGCAGCAAGTTGTGATTATTATTCCTGGTGGATATGACGAAGCTGGCATTTCCCAAGATGGAGAAGATAATTTCGCAGATGCAAATTTACCACCAGCTATTAAATACTGGCAGCCTAACACTAATTTATTCACAGGTGGTGAGTATCATGCCTATATGATACATCATTTACTGAATCAGAGATTGGTTGTACCGATTCCTGATTTCTGGGTAACTGGCATAGCTCTATTATTAGGAAAAATACTGTATCTACAACAAAAAAATAGAAAATATCGTTGGCAATGGTTGTTGCTGATGACAATATTCACAGGGATTTATGGAATAATCAGTTTGCAGTTATACATTTCAACAACGGCAATACTTTTGCCTTGTTTCTTACCATCAATCGGCTTGTGGGTTTACTTTGTCCCTAATCTTTTATCAAGTAAAAAATCATGA
- a CDS encoding DUF928 domain-containing protein → MNKLLFYTLSLSVIALSTAPVLSNQPIPTQPKQPQSFISWISQAIFKKEPPIQPRKGGSRPTVRDTNDICMISPDEPETTRIVWSDRPLFIWEGKVKKIVVLNKNTGKKWTQPVTETPNIYTYTGDEPLEPGQTYEWRVFFEDSLSQKELSSGVNFQVMEAQQRDRITADLQNLEKQLKAENKDNEAIALAKAKYFAENQLWSDVLQQLYSIQTTSTDLDAFRKDISRKLCDPPTEVSHNSPKRESR, encoded by the coding sequence ATGAATAAATTGCTGTTTTATACGTTATCATTATCAGTAATAGCTTTGAGTACTGCACCTGTTTTATCAAATCAACCAATACCTACTCAACCAAAGCAACCACAGTCGTTTATATCTTGGATTTCCCAAGCTATCTTTAAAAAAGAACCGCCGATACAGCCACGCAAAGGTGGTTCTCGCCCGACTGTACGTGATACTAATGATATCTGCATGATTTCTCCAGATGAACCAGAGACTACTAGAATTGTTTGGAGCGATCGCCCTTTATTTATTTGGGAAGGTAAGGTAAAAAAAATAGTAGTGCTTAATAAAAATACTGGTAAAAAGTGGACTCAACCAGTAACTGAGACTCCAAATATTTATACTTACACAGGAGATGAACCACTAGAACCAGGCCAAACCTACGAATGGCGAGTGTTTTTTGAAGATAGTCTGTCTCAAAAAGAATTGTCTAGTGGTGTTAATTTTCAAGTGATGGAAGCACAACAACGCGATCGCATTACCGCAGACTTACAGAATTTAGAAAAACAACTCAAAGCCGAAAATAAAGATAACGAAGCGATCGCTCTTGCCAAAGCCAAATATTTTGCCGAAAATCAATTATGGTCAGATGTCTTGCAGCAATTGTATTCTATACAAACAACGTCTACTGATTTAGACGCATTTCGTAAAGACATTTCTCGCAAGTTATGTGATCCACCTACGGAAGTTAGCCATAATTCCCCCAAGCGTGAGTCTCGATAA
- a CDS encoding CHAT domain-containing protein — protein MHHRLKYLTVATVLFPLVTLSPCLPLSSPLVVQAQTTQQPSAEALQLLQIGIQQYKNGALQEALQTFQKLLPILRTNGNEKIEAMTLNVIGRIYVNLGYYPQALTACQQALALVKQIGEKAEEGASLNNIGNIYNSWGQSAKALEFYQQALTISKQIDDKLLEGLSLNNIGTVYSSWGEYAKALEFYQQALVIYKQVGNKMEEATTFNNIGNIYNSWGEYTKALEAYQQALAIVKQASNKVGEASTLNNIGLTYNSQGNYNKALELHQQALAILQQLDNKREEATTLSAIGLAYNKQGQYVKAVEFHQQALTIFKHIGNKWGEAATLNNIGDVYRNLGEYTKALGLFQQASAIFKQIADQAGEGTTLNNIAFVYNNQGQYAKALAAYQQALAIRKQINQKALVGESLNNIGSVYDNLGQSDQALKFYQQALAIFKQIGSKAGEGKSLNNIAFIYNNSEQYDKALKFYQESLTILQQIGDKAGEGKTFHNIGEVYQRQRQYIKAFKIYQESLSIFKQIGDKAGEGITLNNIGGVYYNQGEYAKALEFHQEALAIVKQVGDKAAEGTYLNNIGSAYEKLGQYDNAEKTLFTAIEIWEDLRKNGLTDAHKISIFEKQAETYRFLQKALIAQNKINSALEVSDRAKSRAFIELLASKQLEKPNPLLNIKPLALQQIKNVAKVENATLVQYSIIGNEALYIWVIKPTGEIAFEQVDLKKSLNTSLENLVINNRKTLGVRSRGIKVEPKSGGNQKQQLQKLYEILIKPIAQYLPKDSNARVIFVSQESLFLVPFPALQDEQGEYLIDKHTILTVPAIQVLDLTTKQKHNLNKSAKDVLVIGNPIMPKIPITNEQLSSLPGAETEAIQIADLFKTKAIIGSKATETAIVPKMSKARIIHFATHGLLDDFKGFGVPGAIAFAPSNQDDGFLTSGEILDMKLNAELIVLSACNTGGGNITGDGVIGLSRSLITAGVPSVIVSLWDVNDNSTAFLMSEFYDHFQQNPDKAVALRKAMLTTKKRYTNPLYWAAFTLIGEAD, from the coding sequence ATGCACCACCGTCTGAAATACCTTACCGTTGCTACAGTCTTATTTCCCCTTGTCACCTTGTCACCTTGTCTCCCACTCTCCTCTCCCTTAGTGGTGCAAGCGCAAACGACACAACAGCCTAGTGCTGAAGCTTTGCAATTATTGCAAATTGGTATTCAACAATATAAGAATGGTGCGTTACAAGAAGCATTACAAACATTTCAAAAATTACTTCCCATTCTCAGGACAAATGGTAACGAAAAGATAGAAGCAATGACTCTTAACGTTATTGGGAGAATTTACGTAAATTTAGGATATTATCCCCAAGCTTTGACAGCTTGTCAGCAAGCTTTAGCTCTGGTTAAACAAATTGGAGAAAAGGCAGAAGAAGGTGCTTCTCTTAATAATATTGGCAATATTTATAATAGTTGGGGACAGTCTGCCAAAGCTTTAGAGTTTTATCAGCAAGCTTTAACCATTAGCAAACAAATCGATGACAAACTATTAGAAGGGCTAAGTTTGAACAATATTGGCACAGTTTACTCCAGTTGGGGAGAATATGCCAAAGCCTTGGAATTTTATCAGCAAGCTTTAGTCATTTACAAACAAGTTGGCAACAAAATGGAGGAAGCAACAACCTTCAACAATATTGGCAATATTTATAATAGTTGGGGAGAGTATACCAAAGCTTTGGAAGCTTATCAGCAAGCTTTAGCTATTGTTAAGCAAGCTAGTAACAAAGTAGGGGAAGCTTCAACCCTTAACAATATTGGATTGACTTACAATAGCCAGGGAAATTACAACAAAGCCTTGGAATTGCATCAGCAAGCTTTAGCTATTCTCCAACAACTTGACAATAAACGGGAAGAAGCAACAACTCTCAGCGCTATTGGATTGGCTTACAACAAACAAGGCCAATATGTAAAAGCGGTGGAATTTCATCAGCAGGCTTTAACTATTTTCAAACACATCGGGAACAAATGGGGAGAAGCAGCAACTCTCAACAATATTGGAGATGTTTACCGTAATTTGGGAGAGTATACCAAAGCTTTAGGATTGTTTCAGCAAGCTTCAGCTATTTTCAAACAAATTGCTGATCAAGCAGGTGAAGGAACAACTCTCAACAACATTGCCTTTGTTTACAATAATCAAGGACAGTACGCCAAAGCTTTGGCAGCTTATCAGCAAGCTTTAGCTATTCGCAAACAAATCAATCAAAAAGCGTTGGTAGGAGAAAGCCTTAATAATATTGGCTCTGTTTACGATAATTTGGGGCAGTCCGATCAAGCATTGAAGTTTTATCAGCAAGCTTTAGCTATTTTCAAACAAATTGGAAGCAAAGCAGGTGAAGGTAAAAGTTTGAACAACATTGCCTTTATTTATAACAATTCTGAACAGTATGATAAAGCATTGAAGTTTTATCAAGAATCTTTAACTATTCTCCAACAGATTGGTGACAAAGCAGGCGAAGGCAAAACTTTTCATAATATTGGAGAAGTTTATCAAAGGCAAAGACAATATATAAAAGCCTTTAAAATTTATCAGGAATCTTTAAGTATTTTTAAACAAATCGGCGATAAAGCAGGTGAAGGCATAACTCTTAATAATATTGGTGGGGTTTATTATAACCAGGGAGAGTATGCCAAAGCTTTGGAATTCCATCAGGAAGCTTTAGCAATTGTCAAACAAGTTGGTGATAAAGCGGCAGAAGGAACATATCTTAATAATATTGGTTCAGCTTACGAGAAATTAGGACAATATGATAATGCTGAAAAAACGCTATTTACCGCAATTGAGATTTGGGAAGATTTGCGAAAGAATGGATTAACTGATGCTCATAAAATTTCCATCTTTGAAAAACAAGCCGAAACCTACCGCTTTCTGCAAAAAGCATTAATTGCCCAGAATAAAATTAATTCTGCACTAGAAGTAAGCGATCGCGCCAAATCTAGAGCCTTTATTGAGTTACTAGCCTCAAAGCAATTAGAAAAACCAAACCCACTATTAAATATCAAACCCCTCGCACTCCAGCAAATTAAAAACGTCGCCAAGGTTGAGAATGCAACCCTTGTGCAGTATTCAATTATTGGCAATGAAGCACTCTACATTTGGGTAATTAAACCTACAGGTGAAATAGCTTTTGAGCAAGTTGACTTGAAAAAAAGTCTAAATACTTCTCTAGAAAACCTTGTTATTAACAACCGTAAAACTCTGGGTGTGAGAAGTCGGGGTATTAAAGTGGAACCTAAAAGTGGCGGTAATCAAAAACAGCAGTTACAAAAACTCTATGAAATACTAATCAAACCCATCGCCCAATATTTACCAAAAGATTCTAATGCTCGTGTTATCTTCGTTTCTCAAGAATCGTTGTTTCTTGTACCTTTTCCAGCATTGCAAGATGAGCAAGGCGAGTACTTAATCGATAAACATACTATCCTGACTGTACCTGCCATTCAAGTGTTAGATTTAACCACCAAGCAGAAGCATAACCTTAACAAGTCTGCAAAAGATGTGCTGGTTATTGGCAATCCTATCATGCCTAAAATTCCCATTACAAATGAACAGTTGTCATCCCTTCCTGGTGCAGAAACAGAAGCAATACAGATTGCAGATTTATTTAAAACCAAAGCAATTATAGGTAGCAAAGCTACCGAGACAGCCATTGTCCCGAAGATGAGCAAAGCTAGGATAATTCATTTTGCTACCCACGGCTTACTTGATGATTTTAAAGGATTCGGTGTGCCTGGTGCGATCGCCTTTGCTCCTAGTAATCAAGACGACGGCTTCCTAACATCAGGCGAAATTCTCGACATGAAACTCAACGCCGAACTCATTGTCCTTAGTGCTTGCAACACTGGAGGCGGAAATATTACAGGCGATGGTGTTATTGGTTTATCGCGTTCTTTGATCACTGCTGGAGTACCCAGCGTCATCGTATCCCTGTGGGATGTGAATGATAATTCCACCGCCTTTTTAATGAGCGAATTTTATGATCATTTCCAGCAAAATCCCGATAAAGCTGTAGCGTTACGCAAAGCAATGCTCACTACCAAAAAGCGATATACAAATCCTCTTTACTGGGCTGCCTTTACCCTCATTGGTGAAGCAGATTAA
- a CDS encoding CHAT domain-containing protein: protein MANNKVLAQTTNADEPSILETQTSTSNRLQKLLIEQNKPEAALEISERSRNRALVDILSDRSSSSVVKPLSTEQIKQVAKQQNATLVQYSIINDEFNIEGKKQTRESELYIWVIKPTGEIAFRSVDLKPLWQKENTSLADLITHSRRTLGVSSNYLKGIVILKHPEQKNNPSQQLQKLHQLLIAPIANILPNQADAHIIFIPQGELFLVPFTALKDTKGKYLIEQHTISTAPSIQALNLLYQRQQKIQGVAKDVLIVGNPTMPSISLKPGESPQKLSQLPGAEQEAKDIASIFNTQALTGDAATETTVVQKMPQAKIIHLATQGGCNDSLEITCGLALAPSQQDDGWLTSEEILKLNLKADLVVLSSNDTALGKITADGVIGLSRSFFAAAVPSVIGSLWSVPDKETAFLMIEFYQKLSENPDKAAALRHAMLATMKKYPNPRDWAAFTLIGVL, encoded by the coding sequence TTGGCAAATAACAAGGTTTTAGCGCAAACCACAAATGCCGATGAACCATCAATTCTAGAAACCCAAACTTCCACCTCTAACCGATTACAAAAATTACTCATTGAACAGAATAAACCTGAAGCAGCGTTAGAAATTTCCGAACGCAGCCGTAACCGTGCATTAGTAGATATATTGAGTGATCGCTCGTCTTCATCAGTTGTTAAACCTTTAAGTACTGAACAAATTAAACAAGTTGCTAAACAACAAAATGCTACACTTGTTCAATATTCAATCATTAATGATGAATTCAACATTGAAGGCAAAAAGCAAACTAGAGAATCAGAATTGTATATTTGGGTGATTAAACCTACAGGCGAAATAGCATTTCGTAGCGTTGACTTAAAACCACTATGGCAGAAAGAAAATACATCTTTAGCTGATTTAATTACTCACAGTCGTCGGACTCTTGGTGTCAGCAGTAATTATCTAAAAGGCATTGTTATTCTTAAGCATCCTGAACAGAAAAATAACCCTAGTCAACAATTACAAAAACTACATCAACTATTAATTGCACCCATCGCCAACATATTACCAAATCAAGCAGATGCACACATTATCTTCATTCCCCAAGGTGAATTATTTCTTGTACCTTTCACAGCATTAAAAGATACTAAAGGCAAATACTTGATTGAGCAACATACCATTTCCACTGCACCCTCTATTCAAGCATTAAATTTACTTTATCAGCGACAACAGAAAATTCAAGGAGTAGCTAAAGATGTACTAATTGTGGGTAATCCTACTATGCCTAGCATTTCCCTAAAGCCTGGAGAGTCTCCACAAAAACTATCGCAACTACCAGGTGCAGAACAAGAAGCAAAAGACATTGCAAGTATATTTAACACCCAAGCACTCACAGGTGATGCAGCCACAGAAACCACAGTTGTTCAAAAAATGCCCCAAGCCAAAATTATTCACTTAGCAACCCAAGGCGGATGTAATGATTCATTAGAAATAACTTGCGGACTTGCACTTGCACCTTCACAACAAGACGATGGCTGGCTAACATCTGAAGAAATTCTAAAGTTGAACCTCAAAGCTGATTTAGTTGTGTTGAGTTCAAATGATACAGCACTAGGAAAAATCACTGCCGATGGTGTGATTGGCCTATCTCGTTCTTTCTTCGCAGCCGCAGTTCCCAGCGTGATTGGTTCTTTATGGAGTGTACCTGATAAAGAGACTGCCTTTTTAATGATAGAGTTTTATCAAAAACTCAGTGAAAACCCAGATAAAGCTGCTGCCTTGCGTCATGCGATGCTAGCAACTATGAAAAAATACCCAAATCCCAGAGATTGGGCGGCTTTTACCCTGATTGGTGTGTTGTAG